TATTCCAGGCTTAAACTTGACGGCCAATCTCggaattattttatttatgttttttttgggaCTGGAGGTTGATATTGCATTTATAAGAAAGCATTTAAAGTCTGCAATTTCCATTGGCCTTGTAACATTAGCAGTTCCATTTGGATGTGGTTGCCTAATAGCCATTCCACTATACTCAAACTATGCAAATAAAGATCCAAATGCGAGACATATTAAATTTACCGTATTTATGGTATTTATAGCTGTTTCTATGGCAGTAACTGCATTTCCTGTATTATCCAGAATTCTGAATGAATTACGGTTGATTAAAGAAAGACCTGGCATTATTGTTCTTGGGGCTGGGattatcaatgatattTTAGGTTGGATTTTGTTGGCATTAAGTGTTATTTTGTCAAGTGCCGAGTCAAGTCCAGTTAATACTGTCTACATTCTGCTAATAACATTAGGCTGGTTcctaatatatttttaccCACTGAAATACATTGTTCGTTGGGCACTAATTAAAACACATGAATTAGATAGAAGCAAACCATCACCGATAGCCACCATGTGCATTCTTTTCATAATGTTTATTTCTGCTTACTTTACTGATATTATTGGTGTGCATGCTATCTTTGGAGCATTTATAGCTGGTCTTATTGTTCCTAGAGAAAATCACTATGTTGTGAAATTGACAGAAAGGATGGAAGATATACCAAACATTGTTTTGATTCCAATCTACTTTGCTGTAGCTGGTCTAAATGTAGATTTGACACTTTTAAATAAAGGAAAAGATTGGGGTTACGTATTCTTATCCATCGCAGTAGCAATTGCAAGTAAAGTAGTATCAGGCACTGCCATGGCTAAATTGCATGGGTTGTATTGGAGAGAATCAATGGCAATTGGCGTTTTGATGTCTTGTAAAGGTATTGTCGAGATTGTTGTATTAACTGTTGGTCTAAATGCTGGCATCATAAGTCACAAGATTTTTGGCATGTTTATTTTAATGGCTTTGGTATCAACTTTTGTCACAACACCATTAACACAATTAGTTTATCCAAATTCTTACCGAGAgcaattaaaaaaagaacagcCATCTGATAACGAATCTACCGTTTTAATTCAGAAGGACGATTCGACGGACTGTGActatcaaaataaaatgaacTGGCATGAATTAAAACAATATTCTATACCAAGAGTAATTAATGTCATCAATACGCCAGagataatatcatcatcactaGAATTTTTAAACTTTTTCCTATTTAAAGGAAATGTGGATAAACAGCCAAGGTCATCGAACAAAGACCTGCTGATCAGCAGAGTATCTACTGGTTCAACAATTAAATCTTCATctaaattaaaaaaattaacaCATTCTCTAAAACGTATGAATGAGGAGTCAAATGAGAAAATGGCGACGATAGGAGAATATCCAACTGGTTTTAGTAACATGTCTACGTTGAGAGCAATCCATCTAAGATTACTAACAGAAAGAACAACCGACTTACTTCAATCTTCCTCATTGTATAACGATGACCCACTCTTCACTGCAAACTCCGATTACATtctcaatatttttgaaatcttcTCAAATCTAAGTAAGGTACCATTTACAAGTGAAGTTATTTTTTCCACCATGCGTGAGAAAGGCGTAAATGCCACTAGATTACAAATGATGCCAAATGAACTAGTTCTCTTTCCTTTGAAGGGAGCTTCTTATGAACATAAAGGAAGTCCTGGCTTGAGTGACGAAAAGTATTCCAGTTTTGACCATTTCTTGTCGCATATTATTGGCCTAAATGAGCTCCCatctatttttttccagACGTTAGCTAGtgatttgaaaacaaattttgCTATGCTAATATCGAATACATGTGGAAGATTGAGCATAGAGAGattcaagaagaaacatTTCATTCTATTACTACCTAATCCCAATATGACACACTCTGATTTTCTAGGCTTGTATATCCTTTTGAAGCTTTGCTATAACGACTCCTTGAGCcatgaaaataatatattcagCATTTACTATAATAACATGAACACcagatttgaagaagagttTCAAAATCTGATAGCCGACCAATATTGGTTTGATGATGTGAATTTAAAAATCTCCAGTATTACTGCTAGCATAAAAACTGAGGGTGATTACAGAACGAAACCATTTGTCGAATCAGTGCTAGAAAAAGGTCTCAGTTCAGAGGAACTGGAAGACCTAGAAGAAAGCACATTTATTATTGctgaaaataaatttgataGGAATGAAccatttgaaaatgatgtCAAGAGTACTATATATGATGCTGCTAATAAACGCTTCAATGTCCTCATTGTTCATTATTTTAATCGCGTGAACTTCCCACATAAAAGCTCTTTTATATCAACCGAATAGTTGAGGAtgcattatatatatttattaagtTTTAATATAAAAGTTTATGCTGCACTATATAGTCCCAGGAAGATAAGACCTAAGTGTTACGTAAGACAGACGAATTTAACTTGTCATTTGTTTTGATAAACTCATAAAGCCTGGTTCTCGAAAAGTTGAAAGCTGGATCAACCTTACTGAAGGAATGTTCCAGCAAATCATCTGCAGTTGGCCTTTTTTCAGGGTCAATCTCAAAACACTTGCTTAAAAAGTCTTTGCCTTT
This window of the Nakaseomyces glabratus chromosome L, complete sequence genome carries:
- the KHA1 gene encoding Kha1p (CAGL0L03498g~Ortholog(s) have potassium:proton antiporter activity, role in monovalent inorganic cation transport and Golgi apparatus, endoplasmic reticulum, mitochondrion localization), producing MAEIGGVLSGVNPFHYNPGSPITLFLFQVCLILATCNLVHIPFSKLRQPKVISEVTAGVILGPTVFGQIPNYTETVFPQSSIPGLNLTANLGIILFMFFLGLEVDIAFIRKHLKSAISIGLVTLAVPFGCGCLIAIPLYSNYANKDPNARHIKFTVFMVFIAVSMAVTAFPVLSRILNELRLIKERPGIIVLGAGIINDILGWILLALSVILSSAESSPVNTVYILLITLGWFLIYFYPLKYIVRWALIKTHELDRSKPSPIATMCILFIMFISAYFTDIIGVHAIFGAFIAGLIVPRENHYVVKLTERMEDIPNIVLIPIYFAVAGLNVDLTLLNKGKDWGYVFLSIAVAIASKVVSGTAMAKLHGLYWRESMAIGVLMSCKGIVEIVVLTVGLNAGIISHKIFGMFILMALVSTFVTTPLTQLVYPNSYREQLKKEQPSDNESTVLIQKDDSTDCDYQNKMNWHELKQYSIPRVINVINTPEIISSSLEFLNFFLFKGNVDKQPRSSNKDLLISRVSTGSTIKSSSKLKKLTHSLKRMNEESNEKMATIGEYPTGFSNMSTLRAIHLRLLTERTTDLLQSSSLYNDDPLFTANSDYILNIFEIFSNLSKVPFTSEVIFSTMREKGVNATRLQMMPNELVLFPLKGASYEHKGSPGLSDEKYSSFDHFLSHIIGLNELPSIFFQTLASDLKTNFAMLISNTCGRLSIERFKKKHFILLLPNPNMTHSDFLGLYILLKLCYNDSLSHENNIFSIYYNNMNTRFEEEFQNLIADQYWFDDVNLKISSITASIKTEGDYRTKPFVESVLEKGLSSEELEDLEESTFIIAENKFDRNEPFENDVKSTIYDAANKRFNVLIVHYFNRVNFPHKSSFISTE